AAGGCTGTTCCAACAGTAGAAAATTTCTTATTGGCTCTAATAGTCTAAACCATTGGCCCATGGTTTCAAGTATCTAATCAAGAAAttacaaaagaaggggaattgttgaaggggctcgtttctttgttagacacaaccaatgaaGCCAATAAATTGTAGGTTAGTTTcattgttttagtcaagaaattAGCATTTATTTCCTGCAAGTAAATATGCAATCAAAAGAGCTTATCCAAATCATTATTCAATTAAAATTCAGGACGTGTACGCATTTTCCTCTGGATCCATGCATGACAGATCCTCTGGATCCGTGCATGATCCGTAAATGAATGAATCAATTACTCACCAAAGCAACTCAATTTCAAAGGGCTTTGCACTTTAAAACATGGCACAATCATGGATATTTTTTTGCGCTTTGATCTCTAACAAAAAATTGTGCAGTTGAAAACCTTGAAGTAGTGGTGTGTAGCAATGTCCCTGTCGTTACAGATGCCAAGAAGAAAGTTGCTGTCACTCCTAAGAAAGCAGAGGGTCAGCGACGGGCAACGACGGCCGCCATGAGGGGTCGTGACGACGCCTGCTTCAGTGCCCCAGTCGATGCCACTGTGCTGGAGCAGGACTTTGACTTTGAGAAGAACCTGGCACTGTTCGACAAGCGGGCAGTGTTTAGCGAGATCGATGCCGCCCTGTCACGGCCTGCACTGTGCAGTGACTACTCGGCACAGACCAGCAAGTCTGGGGCGCACATGGTCGGCACACCGCCCAGCTACCGCTGCGACGAGAACATCCTAGGTGGAAGCGCAATGGAGTCCATGTGTCGCATCCGAGTGCCTGGCAAGCAAGAGATGAATTATGTAACGGGTGAGTGAGTATGGTATGGTGATGGCAAGCAAGAACTCTCGAAACTTATCAAGTCTGCAGGATAacttcttgggcaagttggtgtttgCTAAACGTACTTTGTAGTAGCGCGAAACTTGAATGTAAAAGAAAACAGAAGGAGGAGAGGATAGAGTCCTAAATACATTGATTGGCCTGATTGCCTGCACTTCTACACAGGGTGTTAACGATTGCCTTTCTTTACTGTCCAGCAAAGGAAAATATGGGATTTCGGTTGAGGGTGTAAAACTGCGAGTGACAAACTGCATTGACTGTGCAAAATGAAGCACTTTGTTCATTGATGAGGTTCGTGCTGTGCTGCCAGGCGCACATGTTGGGATAGTGGTGATATTGAATCcctctgtggggggggggggggtcagaaccaaCTGCCGGTCTTCCAGCGGCAATATCCTCTTTAGCCATAGCTCACCCCTGTGAAATGTAAGGATATGCTCAATTCAATTGATCCTATACTAATggcataaatattttttttggAGCAGTAACATTTCAATGCAGTCCTGACCCATCCTTCAGAGGCTATTGTTTTTGAAGAGTTCCTGTTAGTCGTACCATTATggggcaagaaaaaaaaggttattAAAGAGGCATTGGTAGCCAGTGGAAATAATTAGTGAAGTCGTGGGTCATTATGATGTGGTTTTGGTTTTTCTCATCACTAAGTACTGTCTGGTGATGctgccgcttttctttttctccaatGTTTCAATCCAGACACGGGGTTGCTAGTGCCAAGTGTGAGCCTGCAGCTGCGCCAGCAGATACTGGAGGCTGCTGTGCAGTGTGGTTACAGTGCTGAGCGACAGCTGGAGATGCTTGGGCGTGCTGCATCAGAGATGGTGCTGCAGTTGCTTGGCGGTTGCCGCCGGTGCGTAATGGTTCTTGCTTGCCTTGTGGGGTTGATGCTTAAAAACACACATCACGAATGGCACGCATGCAAGATTCAAAAACACACAGATCCAGTGCTCCATCGCTTCATATCGACCGATACTTCATGGTGCATAAAGAACACTGCCGGTAAACTAACTgtctacaatgaaaaaaaaaaaattttttttttgcgacaacaTGCTATGTTAACAGCAATGCTTGGAAACAGTGGCATCGTGTTACACGTACTTGAAATCAGCGTTTGTAGGAGATAATCTTTCTTTGCACTTGCAAATAACTCAAGTTCTCTGTTAGTGCTACCATATTGATGCCAATGAAATGGTGGAATGGCAGATGGAATTTACTCCTGAGTCTTTGGTTTTTCACTATTTTCAGGAATTATTAAGGGCATAGTGTCTCgtgcttctttccctctttttttcctttttaacaacagccttaaaggtacactaaaggcaaataacaattcacgtcagagtgaaagctcaatgtatgacgtctaaaacagcaatattatcaacagcagtgccctacttaccaagaaattaagctaaatgtatcacacgatgagcgccacgagcgggacattttggaaatgatcttgatgacgtgagagagttcgactacaattaatcactcgtaatcaaactagctgcaataaaaaagaacctcccgtgcatcaagagacgtagtaaaatgctgcttgttcgtttctgtttgattcaggaaaaaagaacctctttgccgttgtcatggggaacggcgcgcgtggttcaaaggttccaatttcgccgaactgcacttcgcccggcaccctgcatTGCTCACGTGGttgtgtctcagtggtagtttcggtatcgcgtactgccgcatgtgttttgggcggtcgtgaaagtcactctgacagaaagttcgacaaaatgccgcattcatgtgatgttgccggatgcctgacTGGTGCACGCTGCCAGTGCATGCCGtagcgcagtaaaggcgggcaacattgggcacggcaacagtgacgtgagaaagactgctttcaggcgggtgatttgaagtgcgctaacgcgatgcgggccactaaaacgtgattttatttaaaaataagcacttccttggcacgaaagtagcactacgaggtttctgggccgctatttcaacaatcaacctcgacttaatatttgcctttagtgtccctttaatctgtTGCAAGCTTTTGTGCAATCAGTGGTGCCATATTTAGAGGCGAGGATACCATACTTTAGGACTGATGCGGCAATGAGTGTTCAGATCTCTGGTGTATTGTAGGTGTGGACAGGACCTGCACATGTTCCTTCGTGAACAATTACTAAGCCATGGAATTCATCATAACTCATATTGGGCACGTGAATAAGTGGGATGCCTCTGTTGCAGGCTAAACCCAGCTAACAGCCACCAGCGCCCcacagtggtggtggtgtgtggtgCCCACCGGCAAGGCAGCCAAGTGGTGTGCTGTGGTCGGCAGCTTGCCAACCACGGCGTCGAGGTGTTACTCTGGCAGCTACCTCTGCTGGCTACCGGCTTGGTGCCTGTCGACCCACTGTTTTCAGCTGAGACGGCCCTGTTTCGCAGCAGTGGGGGAAAAGTGCGACTCACTGTAGCAGGTGACACCCGACATTCATCTTTTGCTTTCTCCGCAAAATTGTTTTGTGCTTTTGCTTCTGTACATACTCAATCACACTCTAAGCATTCAGTGCAGGCTCTTGCCACAAAATGGCGCCACACTTGCTCTTTGTGCATCTGCATTCCAAAACAAAATCTCGGAGAAGAGCTGGTATTAAAAAGATTCTTGCCCCTGCCACTACATCATGGAAATGAGCATATGTATATAGTACATTATTttataaaaattttaaaattttgagAATAGCATAGTTGCCATTGCATATTTAGGTTGTCACAGATTATACTATCGAGAAAAGAACTGGGAGGTGGTGTCGCAATATAAAATTAAAGAGGAAAACATCACTCCAAAACTTCAGCATATTGTGGTAAGCTTTGATGTCCTCCAATTCTATGCCAGCCATGCTCAACACACGCACTCTTCCAGAGACAAAAATAACAAGTATGACAGCCATGTTAGATGCAGCACTTGCGTATTAAGATGTTATGTTGCAATTAGTTACTTGTGTTGGCTGAGCACATCAGGAAAAAATGTGCACATAGCAATTAGCAAATGAGCCACATAAGTGCGCATTGAATAAAGCCTGCTGGGAATCAAGCACACTGAGTTGAGTTTGCCAATTGCAGGGTCACAGTTAAACCTGAATTTTTGATAGAGAGAGTGTGAAAGGGGAGATGGCTTCATGGAGAGTTGGCTAATGGAGGCTGTATTATGCACTTGTGGTATTATGTGCCCTCTTATTTTCATTGCTTCTGCCATGCCTACAGAATACAACCGAAGTCACTGCTGATGCAGATATAATATACAAAGGAAGATCAAGCTGCTTTGAGCAAGGTCCAGTCTTTTTGTCAGATGGGCTAGTGAAACTAGTGTAGGTTTtctgtagagctgtgcgaatagcaaaattttgtgtgcgaagcgaattcgaatattgaagtgtgagtgcgaatcgaatcgaatattttttgaatatttctcgaatacttctagaatattttttttaatacttcgaagtgaaattgcagaaaaaaaaagtgggagagattcttatgagatagcaacatgaaagtgtttcttttcgctaggttgatgaagcactggcggggtggtgtttcatagttgtcttatcaagaatgaggcaatgtagaggttgaattgtatttatgtacatgatttggtgcaaccaaagtgttgccgacaacactttacacgtgataggcaaagatgccatttcctcagcctctcctcctctttcaacttctgtggaagcccaactgatgtggcagacaagggtgtgatcccttcaagtccggagttccaaatctgcctcgtagacgtcgatatataagaacatcggaaattttggatgctaaaaagcttcggcttctgatttttcggacttcctgcccaaatttcaggtccaaagcaTCATTAATTgtgcccccacctctgccacatctttcatcacgttggaaccagcatttttttagttaatacatgtgcgaccgtagcagagcttgaaaggcagctttgccacaatactggattgtgatgaggtgaagcatattaaaaacctgaagggggtcactttcaatcggacgttgactgtatttgtttttgggaagttcgaatagttcgaatagtaaaattccagtgcgaatcgaatcgaatcgaatagcaaaccctatttgaaaaatattcaaaatttcgaatattcgcgcacttcTAGTTTTCTGGCCATTTTGCTTTGTTGTGTGCGTTCCACACCACTTTTTCATTTTGTGTTGACGGCTCCCTATTGTCTGGTCTCACTTGTGCACTGAGAGCTGTGTTGTACCTTTATATTTTAAGCTCGTACAAAGTTGCAGTCTTACAGCTAACAATACCTCTGGTGCTTACTTGCATTGTTGTCATTCTATGACTTGACTTATTCCACTTTCACTTAAGCACCTGTTTAGAATCATCTGCGTTTAGTTGAGAGGGCTGAGTTTCTATGTCGCCCTGTTTGTGAAATTCTGGGCAGGTATTCCCTGCTGTCTTGCATTTTgcacattaaaggggccatgacacccaattttctatcataatctgttatgtggattaatccttgtgcattcacaaataagctggcaaaattttagtgcatttggtcgtgcacttaatttataatcgaatatttttataaacacgcgagtggcccgagagtcgggcaacactggtgcactcgcgtgcCGTGACGTAACAACCACCTAGCTGtacaagcgtctgcattgcggtgaacgatattgttccgtggtcagctgcacgtgatatcgagatattttggctttcttcagcttggcactgaaattgaacgatttgcagcgacTGAAACTTTGGtcgaagacgacggctccgttccgtgctacACAGGACGTCACACGGGCCATggaaaaatggcggtcgccggcagtgggcggggtttacagccaacgacttctagggcttgttttgcactgaaatattcttttacggcccacttttgaaatctgtataggcataatagaccctccaCTTCTAGTTTTTGCTGAAAACCagaaatctttgggcgaccgtgtcctGGCCCCTTTAAGCAAAATTGCCTtaatagaataacagagagctgagctagttggtaagtttgtggcggcgtttgtggtgtcctgacttctttcttgtgtccgtgtttgcacgccctgtctgtttaGAATGCCTTAATAGCTTGCATTGCCAGCTTTTAATAAAGTCATGTGTTGCTTTAGGCAATGTTATCTTAGCTGCTAAAACGCACATAGCAGTCATCTTATTTGTTCAAGCTTAATGTGAGCATTAATACAACGTCAAAATGAACTTTTTGTTGCTTCGAAAATAAAAAGAACTTCTGCAGATTTTCAGCAACCTAACCATACTTGATGCTATCGTAGCTCTAGGCTTAAGTTTTGTGGatatttattttgtttactgCTTTTTCATTAtgctccatctttttttttcccgcagaGCTTTCTGGCAGCAGAGTGGACATGGTGCTGGCAAGTCTGGACTCTGTAGACGGTGTAAGCCGAGCCGATCCGACGACTGTTGCGACCATGGCCAATTGGGTCAACCAGAGCAAAGCTCCAGTGCTGTTGGTCGACCCCCCGCCGCGGGGAAGCACAGTGACACCAACTCCTCAGTGGGTGCTCATGCCCCTTCTTCCACTGGCAATGGACGAACGCATTGTTGCCTCGACGGGCCTTTACTTATGTGACATTGGCGTGCCCTGTCGCGTCTTCCGTGATTTGGGTGTTCAGTACGCCTCCCCTTTCGGATCAAAGTTTGTGGTAGTGCTCCACGCGAAAAAGCCATGATGGCCCGGCAAGCGTGCCACTCCGCCCAAGCTGCCGAAGCATGTTATGCTTCAAGTCAAAGGAACTGCTCACTCAATGTATCACCcatgaaaaaaaagacaagtgaAATAGAGCGACACAAAAGAAGACAAGTGAGATGAAAAATGGACTACTGGCTGACGGTAACGGTGACGAATGCAGATGGAGTGATTGATTCTGCTGGCCTCCCTTCTTTTCTGTAAGAAATGTGATTGTGTCTGTGAGGAGGCTGTGTGTGCACCGTGTTATTTTTGCCTTTCGCTGCTGCTGAGTGTATTCAGGGATGAGTGTTCATCTGAAGGTTGCTAAAATATGTGTTCTGTGTGCAGTGGCTTGCGAAGGATACGGGTATGTTAACAGCAAACAAATGTGGCCAGAACGTAGTCTTAAACATTGCACAAAATGACACATAACAAAAAAACAGTGATGAGGGCACCTAGGTGGGAGACAAGGATTAGGAGGCAGACTGCTGGTCAGCATGCTCAAACGAGAAGATACTAAAGAGATGAAACATTTGGCAGGGATTGTGGAACTAAGAGAGGATTTCTAGCAAACGCACATTTTCAGCACTGTTGTGTATCTCATCATCAGCTTCAATGTTTctacaagaagaaaaagaagtggcTGTTTGTGCTTTCATTACTTTGAGTCAGCCTGTGAAGGTCACACATTTTGTTTGTAGTTATTGCAACATTTCAGAGTAAGCTTCTGAAATTGCCACCGGTGTGCTTCTGTGTCAACTTATTAAACTAATGTAGACAAACAGTCTGAAATTCTGCCTTTAGCGGAGGAAAAGAGTGGAGAAAAGTAATATGGACCAAGTGAATGATAGTATCGAAATATAATGTAAATTTCTTGTACTATTATTTTGTCGCGTGGCTCTCTCTTAAAAATATTTCACTGCTGTTGATAGCTACAATGGCTTTCATCGCATACACGCCTCAAGAGAACTGTCCTGAAGACATGCTAAAGGAATGACCGCAGCTTTGGTATAACTTGATATTTATATAAGACAATCTAGGGCAGATTGATTTTGACCAATTAAATGTGTGATCTCATTTTGTTCTCTCTTCTATGGTAACTTGTGGTGTTCACTTCTTAGGGGGCCTAGGTTGCTGTTTTGTCTCTGAATAAGTGAAAGCTTGCTAAAGGAGCACTTCATATTTCTAACTTTTCATTCTTTGGATTAGATGAGGGCCGAGTATCTAAAAGCCATAGGAAAATTACTGCCATGCCTCAAAGTGCCATAAATAATTTAATATAACAGCTTTTCAACAGCCAGTTTTGTTTCCTATAGTTTAGACTGCGTCGCAATGTCATCCGGAAGGTGATCACAAGGAAGCAGCTAATCGCGGCGTTTGTGCGCTCACTTCGAACCACTTGATTGCTTCTTGTGCTGCCAATCGTCATGAAAACTGATGTAGTAGGATATCATATGACCAAGTGAGCCAAAGTGAGTGTCAAAACGTCACTGTACAGAGCTCCCATGTGATCACCTTTGTGGTGGTGACATTGCGACGTAGTGTAAACTCTAGGAAATGAAACTTACTGTTGAAAAGCTGTTATATTAAATTATTTAAAGCACTTTGAGGTTTGGCAGTACTTTTTCTATGGTTGCATGGTCCCCAGGCCTTTGTTTAATGTTAATGATgactagatgaaaaaaaaaaaaagaaacatgtcaGTGACCCTTTATCATTGGCATCATGCTTGGGCTGCTATTGGTGCGTTCAGCAAGCCCGTGCTGTGTCATCGTGgcttcttgtttttccctggtCACATGTCGACTGCTCTGTTGTTTCAGGCCATTTGTGGCTGTTTATTGTTcgattgtgtgtgtatgtgtatggcGAAGCACTGCTATGTTCCCGTTTAGTACAGCATACTCAAAAGTTCCTCAGTCAGTGGAGCTTAATAGCCACATCGTTTAAACTTTCTGCTTGGTTAAGGAAGGCATGGCATTGTCCATTCTCCTACATTGTCATTGTCTTTCTTTATATAAGCTCTGCAGTTTCTTTGTTTAAGTTGCTTTTATTTTGGCTTAGGCACCAGCTTTGAGTGCTTGTGTATTATGACATTCATTTTTGTTtaagcattatcactggtggcgtATAGGTTATTGTGTTGTTAAAGTACAGAAGAAAAGCCAGATGTATCTCATTCATTTGCTTCAGTACTGTGTTGCATTCTAAATGTTTAGTACTTCTGTAATGAGAGACTGCAAGCCTAAAGGTAGCATGCACAAAAGGCTGTGATGTATGCTTTTGCGTTTGTTAACAATACCATTTAAGCATCAGTCAGCTCTTGCACAGTGATCTCTGGAAATTGCATAAACTAGCATGCATGCCTGGTAGGCTGCTTTGCAGGAAGAACACAATATTGGTTGGCTCTCTCAGCTTTATCTTCTGAAATGACAGGAGAAGGGGAATGACCACACGGTGCTATTTGGTCACTGTGGCACTAAGTGCCGTGCTTTGTGATcggtgttttttattcatttatgttTTTAATGGTGATGTGCAAGATTCCATGCTTGTTCATGACAAGGCACGTCACTTATCTTGCCATATTGGATTACTAAGGAGGCATACACATCTCCCTGAACACATCTCCAATCATGCCCCATGCTGCCTTGTGGGCATGGGCTAATGTAGATTAAATTTTCCGGCCTCACTCTTCACTGGGGTGCTGCATGCTTGCTGGTTGATGCTTGCTTGTTATTGTTAAGAGAATGGAAGAGCGTATGCCATGTTCACTTTGTGACACATCGGGGAGATGTGTGGTATTCATGCAAAAGCaggttccttgtttttttttcctgctccaaagGGACTGATGTGTTACATTAAGCAGAAATCTTTCATATGCTGTTTACATGTTTCCCCTAATTTTGTGAGCATTGTACAGAGTTGTAGATATATTTTTCAATATGTAACTCTGGTAAGTTACATCTGTCATACCGTATTGTTTGTCTGTACTCAGAAATTAGGTTATTGTGATCACTTATGTCGTAAGCTTGATATTTGGAATGACTGGGATTTCATAACGTGTCATAATAATGATAAGCTGACTGTGCTTAGCATGTATACCTATCTACTCATGCGCCTTGCAGTCAGCAGACATCTGTGTGCGTGCCTTTCTTTCACTTGTGCTTTTTTTGTCATTAAGACTTGTGATGTGTGCTGTTTCAGCATCAGGCCAGGCTTTAAAGGTACCTGTAGTGGACAAGAAGAGACTAGTTTCTTTCTTATGATCATTGCAGAAGTAAAGACCTCTCTATCGcatttttaaaaagcaaaaacaaatggCAGGGCTCTTCTGTTGCTGTCTATAGCATCGTTTGTAAGATGTGTTCACTTTCGTCTTGTAAACTTCACGTGTGGAAGCTCCCGCACTTCCACTTTTCTGAATTGATCTCATTAACAGGGTGCCAAGCCTCACAGCAGTCTGTGTCACTGCATCTTTTAGAGGTGGTTGTGTTGTAGTGTTTCTACATATGTTTCGGCACTTAAAACAAGGCTCAAAAGGCAAATTATGGGTCAAGTATGGCCCCCACGTTTCTTTGGTGCTATCATGAAATTCAAGATACCTGGAAACAATAGTATGCACTATAAATACAAAGACGCACAATGTAGAAGGAAAATGGTTTCTTGCTAGATATAAAGTAGCCTTTGTGTTGGCACATGCTTTTGTCACCGTAAGGGACGACAGTCAAGGCTGCTCTACTGGTACGTTGGCACCTAGCGCAGACAGCAGTCTTATTGTGTTTAGTCTCTAATGAGGATGCATGTTTGCATTCACTTACTCTTTTGAAGGGTGGTATTGTGCAACTActacttttatgttcttttctttGAGAAGCAAATCTAGCATTCTGTGATTGACAAGCCGTTGAACATTCTTTTGATTTTCCTAGTCCTCTGGTAGCACCAGTCTAGTAAACCTTATGCATTCTTTTTGTGCCTCTAGTGATGCTGTTACTTTGAATTGTCATTTGCTGTTGTTGTGTCGTTGCAGTCTAGTGATACTTGCCTTTGATAAGGGGTACCATTGTGCGACTGTCGTGCATCCCCATTTTCTTTCCGTCATTTTAAAGTACTGGAAAGAGCACCGAGAAGGTGTATCACTGATGAAAACTAGACTGTGCTATAGCCAAATGCTTTTCTGAGGGCTTTTCACTCAATTAGATGAGGAAAAAGAGTCTCAGTAGCAAAATATGGCCAAATTATCAGTACATAACTTGCTATTATGTATTTCATTGTCATCAGATTCCAGATCTTCAGTTGTTATGTTTCTGGTAACATCAGTGCATGAGGGAGCTTTTTGTCGATCTCTACTTGTTCATTTTACTAGTAACTTCTTCAACAAGCTATTTGTGAGCAATGTTTTGAAAACTGTTGGCCTCGGTGAACTTTAGCGTAATGCTTCATTTTCATTGTATGCAAGTATATGTCTGCATTACTATAAGAATTGCTGAACCAGCAGTTTGGATGTATAAGTACACACTGTTCATATGTGACAAAGTAAAAAGATTTCTGAACATTTTCACCCGGTTTTTCAGGGTTGCCTATGGTATGTATGCAACAGGGACTCAGCAAATGGAGTGAAATCTCTCATTCAGTTTGCTAAAGTGACAAGAAAAGAAGATTTAAAATCTTTTCAATCTGCTCTAACACATCGGTTTCCCGCAGAATAAAAATTCTTGTGAGAACCATGTCTGGCCAAACTACTTTCCCTGTGTTCTGTCCTTTTTTTATTCGTGGGAAACGTGTCAAGTGAAGGTGGTGCGACCTTTACAAATGGGACCGAGTGTTTTGAAGTTCTGATCGTAGATGAACTGGCACACTTGCAAGCGCAATAAACAGAACAGGCTGGCCGTGGCAGAatcatagagtaatataaaaaaggttaagagaggacactcccgtaggcccctgcggctgatttgggttcgcagcgcaccaaacggatgtggggaatcctaacagccgcctcagagatcggaaatcgcaaaaaaaaattaaaaatgcgaatctcagaggccattatttagctataggtaaaattacacggcccccgagaccacttttgttcgtgtgattgtctcgggggttatatatatatatattttttttcttttaacgcgttacttgcatgcataagtagcttcgtgtaagccacaccgccagagcggcgagcacacaatgccattgtttatgcagacatgacaatcgttgggagagacgaaacatttatttcaagtcacattctcactaagcacatacaaaagatgggtgcactgcacaatgcaagacagctgccacatgttgagaaattgcacagtaggaataaataggcgatatttagaaaattcttacaatacaataaatgtgcagaagacagcattagcatcacagaggaaaaggggacTTCAGAGagaaaaggggccactcgatttaagcgaatgaagaatatgtatgaccatccaaacactaactagctgaacggcaaaatagtgcgaaagatacggacatactttgatagttagctaatgacaaccacaacttcaaaattacatcttggaaaggtgcaaagggctacctgtcgtctcgcggaatcctgaaccacttagtcgttgcaccacgcagcgcagcagtagctgccgtagtacttgactccggacggcatgacctggaaaaagagaaaaaagtttaccgtattttctctggccttcgcgcaaattgtctccgacgcacttctcagcgccctttcgcgaaaaacagtctcaagcagttgccgcagtgaacacaaagcaaccttcggtgcatgaactactgaggcagtatttaacgagaatattacgtcgtagccacggccaacgaacacagttctcatttctcaagttctctcttattcggctcttaacataggcgtcaagcaaactgtgaataccacaaataacgattctaagcacaactgcactctttcacacgtttgcacacccatgcagtgaattagaactgcgtgtaacggcattgaatgcacaaagaaaaccttacgacgcaagcggcgactcatttttggcgccaagaaacgatttcttcgctaacgtgctgcacagcatttcaagttgctatttcttaatgcaaagcagttcacgagcatcatacgcgaagcgtgaagcagaaagaagctttcggcgctaaaacacaaagtgcgtcaaatgtcaacttaaagctgtagcgacaaatacattgcaaagtaatgaagggaaaaaagaacctaatgaaggcgttcttaccaagcagccgccaaacaGAGTGagttcccggcagacgatcccagcgaatttcacatgcgtcgccgctcatgccgcgtcgtcttgccatgccggcaatccctgaccatatatggtcatgacagctaccaatcgatgatttcgaactgtccaatcgcagatgataaagacggatttagagccgcactacgagccagcggaagccactgccgcagccacatagtctgacaaagacaagtagatgtatcgtgaaccagaaaaggtactgcagtggataactagtacgcgcgttctcttggaaacagggagtgacgtgctgccgtctaacggctggcgtgaagctgcgtagctccgccgcttataggctcgtgtgtccactcttgtcattttctgttactctatggcaGAATGGCCTCGagcgttctttatttatttattcgcccCCCACCGGGCAGCTCTGTCGGAGACGTCGACTGCTGGTTATAACGGAAACAATACGGTACTAACAGGTCAATCCATGGCGAAATCCACAAAAGATTTCTGCTTCGGGCATATAAATTTATTTTTGCAAGGGAGTTAGTGTGCTATTTTAGCGCAGTGAGAGCCTTGCCAGAGAGCATTATATTATAAACGTAGAGATAACTTCGTGCGACACCGCTTGGAGTGCTGCGGTGCTCGCTGCGGCTGCTGCAATTTCCTGGCGAGGGGTT
Above is a window of Rhipicephalus sanguineus isolate Rsan-2018 chromosome 3, BIME_Rsan_1.4, whole genome shotgun sequence DNA encoding:
- the LOC119388053 gene encoding enhancer of mRNA-decapping protein 3, with the protein product MSDQWVGCVVVVECGDILGTYQGKIEGVDTDKQQIVLSQASRNGIKCHVPQVTICAQDIVDLNIIKASGGSRSESPAVLQEVNGARKDAKKKVAVTPKKAEGQRRATTAAMRGRDDACFSAPVDATVLEQDFDFEKNLALFDKRAVFSEIDAALSRPALCSDYSAQTSKSGAHMVGTPPSYRCDENILGGSAMESMCRIRVPGKQEMNYVTDTGLLVPSVSLQLRQQILEAAVQCGYSAERQLEMLGRAASEMVLQLLGGCRRLNPANSHQRPTVVVVCGAHRQGSQVVCCGRQLANHGVEVLLWQLPLLATGLVPVDPLFSAETALFRSSGGKVRLTVAELSGSRVDMVLASLDSVDGVSRADPTTVATMANWVNQSKAPVLLVDPPPRGSTVTPTPQWVLMPLLPLAMDERIVASTGLYLCDIGVPCRVFRDLGVQYASPFGSKFVVVLHAKKP